A section of the Leptospira noumeaensis genome encodes:
- a CDS encoding porin: MMLDQFKIFPNIFWKYTKVLKSVLYLEIIICIGFVYPIQSQSQVAAEETKISDKKEETVSLPKTVSLANSIQMGGFVDSYYLYNRNLPKDTERNYTTQAVRNNEFNINLAYLEARIDEKKYRGRFALQWGTSVNANYAGEVSTEKYSNQNSVKNIQEAYAGFKIAKDTWLDVGIFFGNIGHESWISHNNVNYTRAFALDYVPYYSSGVRLTHQFSDKLSGQLQVLNGWQNITDNNKDKAFGSQIKYLFSPNLILTLNQFAGNEAPNNERKQMRYYQNTILEWMVSDQLSLVGQFDVGAQKAKESFVYEPWLAAYDSSLGEYRETSSHAYRQWYHGTIWFSYKIAPEYRLSFRIERFYDPLQVMANTGTRNGFMSNGYTTTFDILKFDPGLLRFEYVYRRSADSIFVYRDSQTSKKEDFFVIAFSLKF; this comes from the coding sequence ATGATGTTAGATCAATTTAAAATATTTCCAAATATTTTTTGGAAATATACAAAGGTATTAAAATCAGTTCTCTATCTGGAGATAATTATCTGTATTGGGTTTGTGTATCCGATCCAATCACAATCACAGGTCGCAGCAGAAGAAACAAAGATTTCTGATAAAAAAGAGGAAACAGTTTCCCTTCCGAAAACGGTATCTTTGGCAAATTCCATTCAAATGGGTGGATTTGTTGATTCCTACTATTTATACAATCGAAACTTACCAAAAGATACAGAACGAAATTATACAACGCAAGCTGTAAGAAATAATGAGTTCAATATCAACTTGGCATATTTAGAAGCTCGGATTGATGAGAAAAAATACAGAGGTAGGTTTGCATTGCAGTGGGGAACTTCCGTAAACGCAAATTATGCGGGAGAGGTATCTACTGAAAAATATTCAAATCAAAACTCAGTTAAAAATATCCAAGAGGCATATGCTGGTTTTAAGATTGCGAAGGACACTTGGCTTGATGTTGGAATTTTTTTTGGAAATATCGGTCATGAGTCTTGGATCTCACATAACAATGTGAACTATACAAGAGCCTTTGCCTTGGATTATGTTCCTTATTATTCTTCTGGGGTTCGATTGACTCACCAGTTTTCAGACAAACTGAGTGGACAATTGCAGGTGTTGAATGGTTGGCAAAACATTACAGATAATAATAAAGATAAGGCATTCGGAAGCCAGATTAAATATTTGTTTAGTCCAAATTTAATTTTAACACTGAACCAATTTGCCGGAAACGAAGCACCAAATAACGAAAGAAAACAAATGCGTTACTACCAAAATACAATTTTGGAATGGATGGTCTCTGATCAGTTGAGTTTAGTCGGACAGTTCGATGTGGGAGCGCAAAAAGCAAAAGAAAGTTTTGTCTACGAACCATGGTTAGCGGCTTATGATTCGAGTTTGGGGGAATATCGCGAAACTTCTTCCCATGCATATAGACAATGGTATCATGGGACAATTTGGTTCAGTTATAAAATCGCTCCTGAGTATCGGTTGAGTTTTCGTATCGAACGTTTTTATGATCCACTCCAGGTCATGGCAAACACAGGCACTCGTAATGGATTTATGAGTAACGGATACACAACTACCTTTGATATTCTTAAATTTGATCCAGGTTTACTTAGATTTGAATATGTCTACCGAAGGTCAGCCGATTCGATTTTTGTTTACCGAGACTCGCAGACTTCCAAGAAAGAGGATTTTTTTGTGATCGCTTTTTCCCTTAAATTTTAA
- a CDS encoding response regulator → MGKDLILLVDDDGAIRKMLRIALEAKGYQTIEAISKKEAIESIALHSPKLVLLDLQLPDGSGLEVIKEVRQFSEIPFIVLSVMSSEEDKISLLDSGADDYITKPFSMGELLARIRTALRRLPVEETPSNWEKESLTVDFVNHQVVKNQVQIRLTPTEFQILTFLIKNSGKVITHDVLIKKIWGEQALNEMNSLRVHITQLRKKIEDSPSEPKFLITEPGIGYRWVTQS, encoded by the coding sequence ATGGGTAAAGATTTGATTTTACTTGTCGATGACGATGGTGCCATTCGCAAGATGTTACGCATCGCTCTCGAGGCAAAAGGGTATCAAACCATTGAGGCAATATCTAAAAAAGAAGCCATAGAATCCATTGCTCTTCATTCGCCAAAATTAGTTTTACTCGATTTACAATTGCCGGATGGTTCTGGGTTAGAGGTAATCAAAGAAGTCCGCCAATTTTCGGAAATTCCTTTTATTGTTTTGTCAGTGATGAGTTCTGAGGAAGACAAAATTTCCTTACTTGATTCTGGTGCTGATGATTATATTACAAAACCATTTAGTATGGGTGAGTTACTTGCTAGGATTCGGACGGCCCTGCGTAGACTCCCCGTGGAAGAAACTCCTTCCAATTGGGAAAAAGAAAGTTTAACGGTGGATTTTGTCAATCACCAGGTTGTTAAAAATCAGGTTCAAATTCGATTGACCCCAACAGAATTTCAAATCCTTACTTTTTTAATTAAAAATTCGGGTAAAGTCATCACTCATGATGTGTTAATCAAAAAAATTTGGGGAGAACAAGCGTTAAATGAAATGAATTCCTTAAGAGTTCATATCACTCAGCTTAGAAAAAAAATTGAGGATTCACCTAGTGAACCCAAATTTTTAATTACGGAGCCAGGCATTGGTTATCGTTGGGTGACCCAATCTTAA